In Archocentrus centrarchus isolate MPI-CPG fArcCen1 chromosome 23, fArcCen1, whole genome shotgun sequence, the sequence ACATGTTATTCCAAGCAACACTttgtcattttactgtttaagCTTCCTCTTACTAGTTTTCTTTTCCGCTTAAACCTTGCTCATGGATCCAAGGCTGCTGGGGAGGGGAACCTGTCATGTACTGGGGTGTTGAAACGAGGCAGAGACTGatgcagaaaacaaaaagtccaaaaacaagCCAACAGAAAGCCATTCACATGAGTCCATGAGGGTAACACACTGGATAGTGCAACCGACACTGAGTCAAAGgaaggactatttatacacatatGAGGTAATCTGGGAGAGTactgaggcacagctgaaatGAATTTAGGCAATGCTGGGAGAGAACGATGCCTCAGACAAGTAAgctaccaaaacaaaacaggaaaagaaactcAAACATCACTGAAACCCAAAACACGAGTGAATATAGCAGAAGGGGAAAACACAGGAGGATGAGACAGACAGGACTCCATAAACTGGAACTGAAACAACCAGAAGTGAGACTGGAAATACTTCAGAATAACAGAAGCACCAAAACAGGAGCTGAATATGGGGGAGAGAAAAACTCTAGAAATACATGCAAATAGCAACTAAAATAGAACCAGGACTAAAGTCTTGATGGAAACTGAGTAAACAAAAACCTataaagtaaacaaaacaaaatgcaaccaaacaggaagtacattttaaaatattcagtGCTTCAAAACTCGGGAAGAGATGTGTTTTGGTTTATTTCTGATTAATTTGATTCTTAATGTCACGGTGAAATGTGGCCTTCTCTTGCTGATAATTAGTTGGGAGCGTGATGCGGCCCACATGGGCCTTCCGGGTTGTTGCGTGTTTGTCTGTGCGTTAGCTGGTGATGCACTGCAGCAAGAGTTACACTGAATCATGTCTGCAGCAGGAGAGGATGACCAGCATTTCATTTTACTGTGCAGAAGTTACACTTTTTTTAGGACCGGTCTCACGGCACTTTATTAAATGGTCACAAAGGATGAATCAACTTTTAGGTGACCATGGAcacaaattacatttttcatatCAGTGAACACAAATTTGTGAGTAATGCGCTTCatattctcatattgttcccctgccactgagagtgcaccttggatggttcagtggagaacatctgtttattctcctggcGTCTATCTCTGGTGTACCTCTTCAGGCGGTGAGCcgaggctgtgagtctttgctcgGCCGTTTCtgaggcctcaggtatggacagcctgttgtaccctttcttcatcacacctttctgcagctctgagagcTGCTTCCTCCGTGCTGCCTTGATTTTAGCCTTCTAAAAGACATAGCAACCATTGTATTTGAACCCAAGCCATGATATGTTTTTCTCAACCTAACCTGGTAGATTTTAATGCCTAAACAAAAccagttatttaaaaatgatgtgaaaaatCTGTGATGTGTATGACTTTGGTGAGGACTCGCTCCTCCTCCACCCCTCCAAGTACATATGAGCATATACTGACAAAAGGTTGTGTTCAGGGACACAATAATGTTGGAAATTCACATTGGGGAACATGAAGAAAACTGGTTGTGACTGTATCACGAACTGCCATGAGACGGGGTTGGGTCGGAGTCCTTGTGCATTCTCCTTCACTCCTTTCCTTCCTAATGTTTTCCATTAAGGTCGAGGAAAAGAGATCAGGAAAAAGCACAGAGGAGATTTTTTTGGGACTTTGACCATAGCCCGGGTTTTTGGAGGACCAAGGACCAGTCACATCAAACCTACTACAAAGTGCATCAtcataaaaaaacagcaaacacatgaaacataatctgctgcattctgttttattcagGTGCATTTGTGTGCCTGTGCCAATCAATAAATTAACAATAAATAATCAACAATCAACAACTTAAAtagcaaataaataaagaaaactacAACATGTCAGTAAAATAGAAAGTGAACTACTACAGTACCCAAACTAACTGTTCAGAGTCGTCGTAGTACATTTAAGTACTTTGTACTGTAAACATCATCAGTTCTCATCGACCCTGCAGTGGAGAAGTTGGGAAACGGTGACAAAAAGTCAACTTACAGAATAAAATCATGTGAAAATTTCACAGGAAATTCATCACATAAAAGACGTTTCACATGTTTTGTAATACTTCGACATGATATTCAGAATGTGATCAATCTGAAAACCTTTCAGATGCAAAGTTCTGTCCAATCAATAATCAGCAGTCAGTCTGGACCCGCCCATTTCTCCACTACAGTCCAATCTCAGTGCATCAGGAGGAAGTTTCACTCAAAGAATTCAGATTTGTTTTGATACAtttataaaaatacaataaaaagttacaaaatatttactaaaaAATACATTATAACCAGCATTAAACATTATCTCTGTTTCCTGAGCTTTTAATaatgtgcagtttttaaaaagaaaaaaacaaaaaaaacaagaagaagaaatcacTGAGTGAAACTCCATGTTGAAAACTATTAGTTATCTCAGGATCCTGCAGTGAAAATATTCCACAGGATCAACTTGTCATGCTGCTTTCAAGTATCACAccaaactatttaaaaaatatttttccaagGCTCCAATATTATAAGGCTTAGGCTGCTCATctcataaatatattaaaaactaCTAACTCGGCACACTGGCTtcaatttgaacatttttagGTCGTGTAAAATTCAAATGTCCAGCAAACATCCTCGTTTTACTGTTATTGCGGTTTATGCCCTTCGGGTCACGGTTTAGCCCCTCTGGTGACCTTTGGCCTTTGTTTGCCGCCGCCGTCGGCGTCGCCGCTGCATCTTGATTTCGGGGAGCGAGCTCGCCTCCTCGTACAGCTGCGGCAGCTGCCAGAGCGCTTTGCTCTGAACGATGTGGTCGTCCATCTACAGGAGAGACACACAAAGGCAAGTTCAGCATAACTGTTGAGCACACAGCCACAGAGAGGACGCTGATAGTGTTAAATGACGTCACATAAGCacagctggaaatgaaaacacaggTTTACATGTTTCAAAGCCTTCCCTGATACTCAGTAAGTAGGACCTTTGTGAGCTTTCAGAATTACTATGACTGCTTTACAGTGGAAGGTAAGCCCTGCTTAAAGATTCACtttaaccctgtgaggtctaagtcatcatcgGCGGTAACCCTGATCCTGTCCCTGGAAAAGCACAATGTAAACAGTCTTTTTGTCCCGTAATTGCCATAAAATgtataaacagaacaaaaatgacAGCTTTTGATTGCACAGAGTTTGGGGTTAATGTTGGGCCTGGTGCTACACACCATCCCATGGTGTAAGCATCAGATATACACACAACTAACACTCAATCAGTGCATAATCCTCAGAAAGGCCTTCCAGAAACATCACTATGGGCCTTACATAAAGCCCTCATGGACATGGCTTTGAGCCCACCGTGAGCCTCTTTTTCACCACATAACCTTTAAAGCCTTCTTTGaggttgtttgcagagacagcACTGAGCGTTCAGACAGCTTCCTACCTTGATATGTCTGAGGGTCTGCAGTCCCTGCAGAAGCTTCTCCTGCTCCTGATAGCGGTGCCGCTTCAGCTCCTGGACCTTCCTCAGGATGTATTTCAGCTGTGACCTGACATCTCGGCCCGCTGCCGATCCCGCGTTGCTGGGGTCGCTGGAGGCGGCGGTGACGGCAGAGCCAGGTTGCGCGTTGCTCCCGGCAATCTGGGGGCTCGGAGTGGGCAGCTGCTTCAACATGTGGCCGAACAGCTTTTCGTAGGAGTCTAAAACGCCGCCCATGAAGACCAATTTGGTctgagaaagagagacacagagtTAATGACAGGAAATGTTTACTGCTTTTGTAGTTATACCAGTTAAAACAGAAGTGCATGTGCTTCATGTCTGTTTTTACTAAATATGCCTTTAGGCaccaaaaatgtgacattttcctGATTTTGGGCGTCTCAAAGTCTAAAAGCTAAAAACAGAAGTAAATAAACTTAAAGAAAAGCTGTGGTATAATGACTAGATTGCTTGACAAAGGTGCTAAAACCTTTTTACACAATGGAAAAAACTCTGTGGTTTCCCACACAACAGTTAAGCTGAGTGTAGATTAGGCCTGAAAGGGGAATGCCACTCATTGACTGCTGCTGAAGCTGAGTGTCACATCCATGCTCTGCTGAGAGGAGTGAAACTAGTTTGGATGTTAGAAATGAGAGTTACAAAAGCCGTGATGAAACACTGTCCTGTAACCTGAGAGAGGCAACAACACGATGCAACTGACCAGGTTtaggtgtgtgtgggggggcagACTGTGCTAAAGCTAACATGAGTCATTAAAAGTGTCTGaactggaaaaaatgtgaaacatgtgaaATGCCACACCTGCCGTGGTGCTTCATGGTAGGTGTGGTGGtgaaagaaacactgaacaggAAAACCCAGTGGGTGGCCATGGAGTTTATGCTAAATACCACCTTCTGTGCACCTATCTGCCAGCCTCTGCCCTGTGTACCACCGTGTGCATGAATTATTTTTTCCAACTTTTTTGACTAACCTGCCAAAATGTTTCTTAGAGTTGAAACAGTGAGTAAAAGCAGCCGAGCGAGCCGGCGCTGACCAAAGTAATCCACGAGCTGCAAACTGACTGGCTAAGTTGGTCAGCTGCAGTACAAGAAATTTTACATCAGTTTCcttcaagttttctccattttctttttttttttccaccgtaTAGtttgtcattatttgctttaatCATCGTGCTACGGTGACAGTTTCAGGCTCCACGTATAATAAAATCAATAAGACTGCAGTTAGAAAGATTATTAAAAATTTGAAAAGACACCCTCCAGTTGTCTTTTTATTCCAAATCTGAAGCAGCC encodes:
- the LOC115773709 gene encoding interferon gamma-like, with product MATTVRAAVCLCLWLFACQVRGSHIPQEMNRTIQSLLQHYKISNKERFDGKPVFPNEQLSGKMETKLVFMGGVLDSYEKLFGHMLKQLPTPSPQIAGSNAQPGSAVTAASSDPSNAGSAAGRDVRSQLKYILRKVQELKRHRYQEQEKLLQGLQTLRHIKMDDHIVQSKALWQLPQLYEEASSLPEIKMQRRRRRRRQTKAKGHQRG